GCCCCATAACGGAATAGAAACAGGTGGTCTTGCCCGCCCCGTTGGGGCCGAGCAGGCCGACCACTTCGCCGCGGTCGACGCCGAGCGACACGTCCTTCAGCACGATCTTGCGATCGTAGCTCTTCGCGATCGAGACCACGGACAGGCCACGCGACGGATCCGCCGCAAAAGCGGATCCCTCCGGTCGTTCGATCAAGCTGGCGTCGTTCATGAAGATCCCGTGTGTCTCGCAAGGGCTTAAGCCAGTCGCGGCTGCGCCTCAACCGGCAAGGCGTGCGACCGGCCCTCGCCGCCGCCGCTTTTCGCCAAGCCGTGGCTCAGTCGCGTCGCTGCGGAACGGTGAACGTCCCCGTCACCCGTCCCCCTTGCGACTTGACCCCCGCCGGAGCGCCGCCATCCATTACCGCGGTGCCGTCGCGCAGATTGATGACGAGACGGCCCCCGCTGACGTTGCTGTCGCCGCGGACGAGATGGACGTTGCCGATCAGCGTGATCAGCCGGCTGTTGATGTCGTAGATGGCGAACTGCCCGGACGCGGTCTCCGACGGGCTCCGCACCGTTACCCCGCCGCTGCCGTCGATCCGCTCGATCTCGATACCGCCGCTGTTCGAATAGGCGACGGTAAGGCGGGGCGCGGTGAGCGTGAGCTCGGCCTGCTTGACGACGACGTTGCCGGAAAAGACGGCGCGGTCGGCGCGATCCTGCACTTCGATCCGGTCGGCGGCGACGTCGACCGGCGCATTGCTGTTGTGGCCCTTGAGCGCCGAACTCTGGCTGATCGCCGGGACGGCGGCGATCAGGGCGGCAGCGGTGGCGCCGAAGGCAAGAAGGAACGTCTTCATGCCGGTCATCTGAGCCCCCCTTGAACGATATGCAAGCGCGCCCTGCCGCTCAGAACCACGGTGCGCGAGGGCAGATCCGCCTGCATCTGCGCCGCGGTGAAGCGTCCGAGCGGCATCTGTCCCGCGACGCCGCGATTGCCGACGACCTTGTGCTGATTGAGATCGACCTGGACGTCACGGGTTTCCAGCCGATAGCCATCGGCGGCGGTGACCAGGATCGGGCCGAGCACGTCGACCTTCTGATCGTCCATATTGTAGCGTGCCTTCGGTGCGGCGATCCGCGCCGGGCCGTCGCTCAGCAGAATTCCCGCAGACATGCCGTCTATGTCGACGATCGGATCCTTGGACGTCGCCTGCAATGCGCGGTTGGCGTTGACCATGAAGGGCCGGCCCTGATTGTCCTGGCCGCGATATTGCGCCGACTGGACCTTCAGCCGCTCGCCCGCCACGTCGACCTTGTTCTTGTCGAGCAGAA
The nucleotide sequence above comes from Sphingosinicella sp. BN140058. Encoded proteins:
- a CDS encoding LptA/OstA family protein, whose translation is MKTFLLAFGATAAALIAAVPAISQSSALKGHNSNAPVDVAADRIEVQDRADRAVFSGNVVVKQAELTLTAPRLTVAYSNSGGIEIERIDGSGGVTVRSPSETASGQFAIYDINSRLITLIGNVHLVRGDSNVSGGRLVINLRDGTAVMDGGAPAGVKSQGGRVTGTFTVPQRRD
- the lptC gene encoding LPS export ABC transporter periplasmic protein LptC, which produces MAAPGDQEKGVKRSWAAPGGLHDVLVKALKVLLPAGIGVLLAYLLLSPLSKDREISFLLDKNKVDVAGERLKVQSAQYRGQDNQGRPFMVNANRALQATSKDPIVDIDGMSAGILLSDGPARIAAPKARYNMDDQKVDVLGPILVTAADGYRLETRDVQVDLNQHKVVGNRGVAGQMPLGRFTAAQMQADLPSRTVVLSGRARLHIVQGGLR